The Sebastes umbrosus isolate fSebUmb1 chromosome 19, fSebUmb1.pri, whole genome shotgun sequence genome has a segment encoding these proteins:
- the pnpla7a gene encoding patatin-like phospholipase domain-containing protein 7a isoform X2, producing MECQGEDDGEVCRWARASLVLVNSKNEIRARVQQFVEERMQTTMLTGVLIGAAVAVSLIGIVVLFLYRRFKLARQQQPGVPQYRFRKRDKVLFYGRKIMRKVQTLSSIPPPPSTSVTKQPQRIRKRTKVLSIARKILRIRKDPPTLQPKEPPPSLLEADLTEFDVQSSNLPSEVLYMLKNVRVLGHFEKPLFLELCRHMVFIELQEGEGLFRPGDDDDSIYVVQDGRLELCIQENDGTEPVVKDVLPGDSVHSLLSILDIITGYPAPYKTVCARAATRSTILRLPASAFESVFKKYPETLVRVIQIIMVRLQRVTFLALHNYLGLTTELFNPESQAVPLSNINSVMGEATTGKTTRRLYFHDELPAGTAGTAESPTETDGVKDSPSNSSRKPRSTSMPTDCAGNDLNMACERARVTIDEPPSSPLTPKSSLKKSVTMQPTPSEVFHYTDSGGHSDAIHLSKSCTILQAAKKDLLRIIQLQDPSLLEGRVTLHQVKAGSVVARQGDQEVSIQFVISGLLHVYQRMIDREEETRLFVTHPGELVGQLAVLTGEPLIFTVRAQRDCSFLSISKTHFYEIMRVEPKVVLNVAHTVVRRMSSFVRQIDFALDWMAVEAGRAVYRQGEKSDSTFIVLSGRLRSVIMKEDGKKELIGEYGRGDLIGVVEALTHQNRATTVHAVRDSELAKLPEGALSSIKRKFPQVVTRLIHLLGQKILQQVNGPLTARSLALHTPGSKWDAGNQASNLSTVTVLPVSEEVPLTTFTLELQHALMAIGPTLLLTSDIIKQRLGAAALDSVHEYRLSSWLGQQEDLHRIVLYQTDYTLTPWTQRCIRQADCIIIVGLGEQDPAVGELERMLEASAVRAQKQLVLLHREDGPPPKGTVDWLNMRSWISRHLHLSCPRRVFSKRSLPKLLELYQRVLEKPADRHSDFSRLARVLTGNAIALILGGGGARGCSQVGIMRALCESGIPVDLIGGTSIGSLMGALYAEDRSHSRMRMRAKEWAMEMTSVFKKILDLTYPVTSMFSGAAFNSSISNVFKSKQIEDLRLPYFNITTDITASAMRVHTDGSLWRYIRASMSLSGYLPPLCDPKDGHLLMDGGYINNLPADVARSMGAKVVIAIDVGSRYETNLTNYGDSLSGWWLLWKRLNPLAEKVKVLNMAEIQTRLAYVCCVRQLESVKSSDYCEYIRPPIDRYRTLEFGKFDEIAEVGYQHGKTVFDVWIRSGVVEKMMKDRHQEEFHTQSKNNVVTCPNASFTDLAEIVSRIEPVKPALVDEESDYHTDYEEEAMESAPSDMELYNRYGEHTEGEETADTDEELEGRGARRITSLTGSHAQTPAVSDSPSNREVLSKQSIK from the exons ATGGAGTGCCAAGGAGAGGATGATGGAGAAGTCTGCAGATGGGCGAGGGCGAGTTTA GTGCTGGTGAACAGCAAAAATGAGATCAGAGCACGAGTGCAACAGTTTGTGGAGGAAAGGATGCAGACCACCATG CTCACAGGTGTGCTGATTGGAGCTGCAGTCGCAGTCTCACTGATTGGGATTGTGGTGCTCTTCCTTTACAGGAGATTCAAGCTTGCTC GTCAACAACAGCCTGGTGTACCTCAGTATCGCTTCAGAAAACGAGACAAAGTGCTCTTCTATGGACGAAAGATAATGCGAAAG gtCCAGACGTTGTCCTCCattcctcctcccccctctacCTCAGTAACAAAACAACCGCAGCGCATACGTAAAAGAACCAAAGTTCTAAGCATAGCTCGCAA AATCCTGAGGATCCGCAAAGATCCTCCCACCCTGCAGCCCAAGGAacctcctccctccctgctgGAGGCTGACCTAACAGAGTTTGATGTGCAGAGTTCAAACCTGCCCTCTGAGGTCCTTTACATGTTGAAGAATgtcag GGTTTTGGGTCATTTTGAGAAGCCCCTGTTCCTAGAGCTGTGTCGCCACATGGTGTTTATCGAGCTGCAGGAGGGCGAAGGTCTGTTCAGGCCAGGAGACGATGACGACAGCATCTACGTGGTCCAGGATGGACGACTCGAGCTCTGTATCCAGGAGAAC GATGGTACAGAACCTGTGGTGAAGGACGTGCTCCCTGGAGACAGCGTCCACAGCCTGCTCAGTATTCTGGACATCATCACT GGTTATCCAGCTCCATATAAGACTGTGTGTGCACGGGCTGCAACTCGCTCCACTATCTTGCGTTTACCTGCATCAGCCTTTGAGTCTGTGTTTAAGAAATACCCAGAGACACTTGTTCGCGTCATTCAG ATAATCATGGTGCGCCTCCAAAGAGTCACCTTCTTGGCATTGCATAACTATCTGGGCCTAACCACTGAGCTCTTCAATCCG GAGAGTCAGGCGGTGCCCTTGTCCAATATAAACAGTGTGATGGGAGAGGCGACCACTGGGAAGACGACTCGTCGTTTGTACTTCCACGACGAGTTACCCGCTGGGACCGCTGGGACCGCGGAGAGCCCCACAGAGACAG ATGGTGTAAAGGACAGTCCTTCAAACAGCTCCAGGAAGCCGCGGTCCACCTCGATGCCCACCGACTGCGCAG GTAATGACCTGAACATGGCTTGTGAACGAGCTCGGGTCACTATAGATGAGCCTCCATCCAGTCCCCTCACGCCCAAA TCCAGCCTGAAGAAGAGTGTGACGATGCAGCCTACACCCTCTGAAGTGTTTCACTACACAGACAGCGGGGGGCACTCTGATGCCATCCACCTCAGTAAGAGCTGCACAATCCTCCAGGCTGCTAAGAAGGACCTGCTGAGAATCATCCAGCTGCAG gACCCCAGTCTACTTGAGGGCAGAGTGACCCTCCATCAAGTCAAAGCTGGTTCTGTGGTGGCTCGTCAGGGCGACCAG GAGGTGAGCATCCAGTTCGTGATCTCCGGCCTCCTCCACGTTTACCAGCGGATGATCGACCGCGAAGAAGAGACGCGTCTGTTTGTGACGCACCCCGGAGAGCTTGTCGGTCAACTTGCCGTCCTGACCGGAGAGCCCCTCATATTCACTGTTCGGGCCCAGCGAGACTGCAGCTTCCTCTCCATTTCCAAAACCCACTTCTACGA GATCATGCGTGTGGAGCCAAAGGTAGTGCTGAACGTTGCTCACACCGTGGTGAGGAGGATGTCCTCTTTTGTCAGACAGATAGACTTCGCTCTTGACTGGATGGCTGTGGAAGCTGGCAGGGCGGTCTACAG GCAGGGAGAGAAATCAGACAGCACTTTCATCGTGCTGAGTGGTCGACTGCGCTCTGTGATCATGAAAGAAGATGGCAAGAAGGAGCTCATCGGAGAGTACGGACGCGGCGACCTGATTGGAGTG gtggaggcCCTGACCCATCAGAACAGAGCCACCACAGTGCACGCTGTACGAGACTCTGAGCTGGCTAAGTTACCAGAAGGAGCTCTCAGTTCCATCAAGAGGAAGTTCCCACAG GTTGTCACCAGGTTGATCCACTTACTGGGACAGAAGATCCTCCAGCAGGTCAACGGTCCTCTGACAG CTCGCAGTTTGGCCCTCCACACTCCCGGCAGTAAGTGGGATGCAGGGAACCAGGCCTCCAATCTCTCCACTGTGACAGTCCTGCCTGTATCAGAAGAAGTACCTCTCACTACCTTCACCCTGGAGCTGCAGCATGCACTCATGGCAATAg GTCCCACTCTTCTGCTGACCAGTGATATTATCAAACAGCGACTTGGAGCTGCAGCACTAGACAG CGTCCATGAGTACCGTCTGTCCAGCTGGCTGGGCCAACAGGAAGACCTCCATCGCATAGTTCTTTACCAGACAGACTACACTCTGACCCCGTGGACACAGCGGTGCATCCGTCAGGCCGACTGCATCATCATTGTGGGACTAGGAGAGCAGGACCCTGCCGTCGGGGAG CTGGAGCGTATGTTGGAAGCAAGTGCAGTGCGTGCCCAGAAGCAGCTGGTGCTGTTGCACAGAGAAGATGGCCCCCCACCCAAAGGAACTGTAGACTGGCTCAACATGCGGAGCTGGATCTCCAGACACCTTCACCTCTCTTGTCCCCGAAGGGTCTTCTCTAAGAGGAGCCTGCCCAAACTG TTGGAGCTGTATCAACGTGTGCTCGAGAAGCCAGCAGACCGTCACTCAGACTTCTCCCGCCTGGCTCGAGTCCTTACGGGCAACGCTATTGCTCTTAtcctgggaggaggaggggccag GGGCTGTTCCCAGGTGGGGATAATGCGAGCTCTCTGCGAGTCCGGCATCCCAGTGGACCTCATTGGTGGCACCTCTATCGGCTCCCTGATGGGGGCACTGTATGCTGAGGACCGTAGCCACAGCCGCATGAGGATGAGGGCCAAAGAATGGGCAATG GAAATGACATCAGTGTTTAAGAAGATTCTGGATTTGACGTACCCAGTTACCTCCATGTTCTCCGGCGCGGCCTTCAACTCCAGCATCAGCAATGTCTTCAAGAGCAAACAGATCGAG GACCTTCGGCTCCCGTATTTCAACATCACAACTGACATCACTGCTTCTGCCATGAGAGTACACACTGACG GTTCTCTGTGGCGTTACATTCGTGCCAGCATGTCTCTGTCTGGGTATCTACCTCCTCTCTGCGACCCTAAAGATGGACACCTGCTGATGGATGGAGGCTATATCAACAACCTGCCAG CTGATGTGGCACGCTCCATGGGGGCCAAAGTGGTGATAGCTATTGACGTGGGCAGCCGGTATGAAACCAACCTCACTAATTACGGCGACTCGCTCTCCGGCTGGTGGCTGCTATGGAAACGCCTCAACCCCCTTGCTGAGAAAGTAAAG GTGTTAAACATGGCAGAGATTCAGACTCGGCTGGCCTACGTGTGCTGCGTTAGGCAGCTGGAGTCTGTGAAGAGCAGCGACTACTGCGAGTACATCAGACCTCCGATTGACAGATACCGAACGCTGGAGTTCGGCAAGTTTGACGAGATTGCC GAGGTGGGATACCAGCACGGGAAGACTGTGTTTGACGTGTGGATTCGCAGTGGAGTGGtggagaaaatgatgaaagaCCGACACCAGGAGGAGTTCCACACCCAAAGCAAGAACAAT GTGGTGACGTGTCCCAATGCTTCCTTTACTGACCTGGCAGAAATCGTGTCCCGCATCGAGCCCGTCAAACCTGCTCTGGTGGATG
- the pnpla7a gene encoding patatin-like phospholipase domain-containing protein 7a isoform X4 yields MFGLQTMECQGEDDGEVCRWARASLVLVNSKNEIRARVQQFVEERMQTTMLTGVLIGAAVAVSLIGIVVLFLYRRFKLARQQQPGVPQYRFRKRDKVLFYGRKIMRKVQTLSSIPPPPSTSVTKQPQRIRKRTKVLSIARKILRIRKDPPTLQPKEPPPSLLEADLTEFDVQSSNLPSEVLYMLKNVRVLGHFEKPLFLELCRHMVFIELQEGEGLFRPGDDDDSIYVVQDGRLELCIQENDGTEPVVKDVLPGDSVHSLLSILDIITGYPAPYKTVCARAATRSTILRLPASAFESVFKKYPETLVRVIQIIMVRLQRVTFLALHNYLGLTTELFNPESQAVPLSNINSVMGEATTGKTTRRLYFHDELPAGTAGTAESPTETDGVKDSPSNSSRKPRSTSMPTDCAGNDLNMACERARVTIDEPPSSPLTPKSSLKKSVTMQPTPSEVFHYTDSGGHSDAIHLSKSCTILQAAKKDLLRIIQLQDPSLLEGRVTLHQVKAGSVVARQGDQEVSIQFVISGLLHVYQRMIDREEETRLFVTHPGELVGQLAVLTGEPLIFTVRAQRDCSFLSISKTHFYEIMRVEPKVVLNVAHTVVRRMSSFVRQIDFALDWMAVEAGRAVYRQGEKSDSTFIVLSGRLRSVIMKEDGKKELIGEYGRGDLIGVVEALTHQNRATTVHAVRDSELAKLPEGALSSIKRKFPQVVTRLIHLLGQKILQQVNGPLTARSLALHTPGSKWDAGNQASNLSTVTVLPVSEEVPLTTFTLELQHALMAIGPTLLLTSDIIKQRLGAAALDSVHEYRLSSWLGQQEDLHRIVLYQTDYTLTPWTQRCIRQADCIIIVGLGEQDPAVGELERMLEASAVRAQKQLVLLHREDGPPPKGTVDWLNMRSWISRHLHLSCPRRVFSKRSLPKLLELYQRVLEKPADRHSDFSRLARVLTGNAIALILGGGGARGCSQVGIMRALCESGIPVDLIGGTSIGSLMGALYAEDRSHSRMRMRAKEWAMEMTSVFKKILDLTYPVTSMFSGAAFNSSISNVFKSKQIEVSFQGTFMFLFPPLLPADVARSMGAKVVIAIDVGSRYETNLTNYGDSLSGWWLLWKRLNPLAEKVKVLNMAEIQTRLAYVCCVRQLESVKSSDYCEYIRPPIDRYRTLEFGKFDEIAEVGYQHGKTVFDVWIRSGVVEKMMKDRHQEEFHTQSKNNVVTCPNASFTDLAEIVSRIEPVKPALVDEESDYHTDYEEEAMESAPSDMELYNRYGEHTEGEETADTDEELEGRGARRITSLTGSHAQTPAVSDSPSNREVLSKQSIK; encoded by the exons ATGTTTGGTTTGCAGAC GATGGAGTGCCAAGGAGAGGATGATGGAGAAGTCTGCAGATGGGCGAGGGCGAGTTTA GTGCTGGTGAACAGCAAAAATGAGATCAGAGCACGAGTGCAACAGTTTGTGGAGGAAAGGATGCAGACCACCATG CTCACAGGTGTGCTGATTGGAGCTGCAGTCGCAGTCTCACTGATTGGGATTGTGGTGCTCTTCCTTTACAGGAGATTCAAGCTTGCTC GTCAACAACAGCCTGGTGTACCTCAGTATCGCTTCAGAAAACGAGACAAAGTGCTCTTCTATGGACGAAAGATAATGCGAAAG gtCCAGACGTTGTCCTCCattcctcctcccccctctacCTCAGTAACAAAACAACCGCAGCGCATACGTAAAAGAACCAAAGTTCTAAGCATAGCTCGCAA AATCCTGAGGATCCGCAAAGATCCTCCCACCCTGCAGCCCAAGGAacctcctccctccctgctgGAGGCTGACCTAACAGAGTTTGATGTGCAGAGTTCAAACCTGCCCTCTGAGGTCCTTTACATGTTGAAGAATgtcag GGTTTTGGGTCATTTTGAGAAGCCCCTGTTCCTAGAGCTGTGTCGCCACATGGTGTTTATCGAGCTGCAGGAGGGCGAAGGTCTGTTCAGGCCAGGAGACGATGACGACAGCATCTACGTGGTCCAGGATGGACGACTCGAGCTCTGTATCCAGGAGAAC GATGGTACAGAACCTGTGGTGAAGGACGTGCTCCCTGGAGACAGCGTCCACAGCCTGCTCAGTATTCTGGACATCATCACT GGTTATCCAGCTCCATATAAGACTGTGTGTGCACGGGCTGCAACTCGCTCCACTATCTTGCGTTTACCTGCATCAGCCTTTGAGTCTGTGTTTAAGAAATACCCAGAGACACTTGTTCGCGTCATTCAG ATAATCATGGTGCGCCTCCAAAGAGTCACCTTCTTGGCATTGCATAACTATCTGGGCCTAACCACTGAGCTCTTCAATCCG GAGAGTCAGGCGGTGCCCTTGTCCAATATAAACAGTGTGATGGGAGAGGCGACCACTGGGAAGACGACTCGTCGTTTGTACTTCCACGACGAGTTACCCGCTGGGACCGCTGGGACCGCGGAGAGCCCCACAGAGACAG ATGGTGTAAAGGACAGTCCTTCAAACAGCTCCAGGAAGCCGCGGTCCACCTCGATGCCCACCGACTGCGCAG GTAATGACCTGAACATGGCTTGTGAACGAGCTCGGGTCACTATAGATGAGCCTCCATCCAGTCCCCTCACGCCCAAA TCCAGCCTGAAGAAGAGTGTGACGATGCAGCCTACACCCTCTGAAGTGTTTCACTACACAGACAGCGGGGGGCACTCTGATGCCATCCACCTCAGTAAGAGCTGCACAATCCTCCAGGCTGCTAAGAAGGACCTGCTGAGAATCATCCAGCTGCAG gACCCCAGTCTACTTGAGGGCAGAGTGACCCTCCATCAAGTCAAAGCTGGTTCTGTGGTGGCTCGTCAGGGCGACCAG GAGGTGAGCATCCAGTTCGTGATCTCCGGCCTCCTCCACGTTTACCAGCGGATGATCGACCGCGAAGAAGAGACGCGTCTGTTTGTGACGCACCCCGGAGAGCTTGTCGGTCAACTTGCCGTCCTGACCGGAGAGCCCCTCATATTCACTGTTCGGGCCCAGCGAGACTGCAGCTTCCTCTCCATTTCCAAAACCCACTTCTACGA GATCATGCGTGTGGAGCCAAAGGTAGTGCTGAACGTTGCTCACACCGTGGTGAGGAGGATGTCCTCTTTTGTCAGACAGATAGACTTCGCTCTTGACTGGATGGCTGTGGAAGCTGGCAGGGCGGTCTACAG GCAGGGAGAGAAATCAGACAGCACTTTCATCGTGCTGAGTGGTCGACTGCGCTCTGTGATCATGAAAGAAGATGGCAAGAAGGAGCTCATCGGAGAGTACGGACGCGGCGACCTGATTGGAGTG gtggaggcCCTGACCCATCAGAACAGAGCCACCACAGTGCACGCTGTACGAGACTCTGAGCTGGCTAAGTTACCAGAAGGAGCTCTCAGTTCCATCAAGAGGAAGTTCCCACAG GTTGTCACCAGGTTGATCCACTTACTGGGACAGAAGATCCTCCAGCAGGTCAACGGTCCTCTGACAG CTCGCAGTTTGGCCCTCCACACTCCCGGCAGTAAGTGGGATGCAGGGAACCAGGCCTCCAATCTCTCCACTGTGACAGTCCTGCCTGTATCAGAAGAAGTACCTCTCACTACCTTCACCCTGGAGCTGCAGCATGCACTCATGGCAATAg GTCCCACTCTTCTGCTGACCAGTGATATTATCAAACAGCGACTTGGAGCTGCAGCACTAGACAG CGTCCATGAGTACCGTCTGTCCAGCTGGCTGGGCCAACAGGAAGACCTCCATCGCATAGTTCTTTACCAGACAGACTACACTCTGACCCCGTGGACACAGCGGTGCATCCGTCAGGCCGACTGCATCATCATTGTGGGACTAGGAGAGCAGGACCCTGCCGTCGGGGAG CTGGAGCGTATGTTGGAAGCAAGTGCAGTGCGTGCCCAGAAGCAGCTGGTGCTGTTGCACAGAGAAGATGGCCCCCCACCCAAAGGAACTGTAGACTGGCTCAACATGCGGAGCTGGATCTCCAGACACCTTCACCTCTCTTGTCCCCGAAGGGTCTTCTCTAAGAGGAGCCTGCCCAAACTG TTGGAGCTGTATCAACGTGTGCTCGAGAAGCCAGCAGACCGTCACTCAGACTTCTCCCGCCTGGCTCGAGTCCTTACGGGCAACGCTATTGCTCTTAtcctgggaggaggaggggccag GGGCTGTTCCCAGGTGGGGATAATGCGAGCTCTCTGCGAGTCCGGCATCCCAGTGGACCTCATTGGTGGCACCTCTATCGGCTCCCTGATGGGGGCACTGTATGCTGAGGACCGTAGCCACAGCCGCATGAGGATGAGGGCCAAAGAATGGGCAATG GAAATGACATCAGTGTTTAAGAAGATTCTGGATTTGACGTACCCAGTTACCTCCATGTTCTCCGGCGCGGCCTTCAACTCCAGCATCAGCAATGTCTTCAAGAGCAAACAGATCGAGGTGAGTTTCCAAGGAACT tttatgtttctgtttcctcctcttctcccagCTGATGTGGCACGCTCCATGGGGGCCAAAGTGGTGATAGCTATTGACGTGGGCAGCCGGTATGAAACCAACCTCACTAATTACGGCGACTCGCTCTCCGGCTGGTGGCTGCTATGGAAACGCCTCAACCCCCTTGCTGAGAAAGTAAAG GTGTTAAACATGGCAGAGATTCAGACTCGGCTGGCCTACGTGTGCTGCGTTAGGCAGCTGGAGTCTGTGAAGAGCAGCGACTACTGCGAGTACATCAGACCTCCGATTGACAGATACCGAACGCTGGAGTTCGGCAAGTTTGACGAGATTGCC GAGGTGGGATACCAGCACGGGAAGACTGTGTTTGACGTGTGGATTCGCAGTGGAGTGGtggagaaaatgatgaaagaCCGACACCAGGAGGAGTTCCACACCCAAAGCAAGAACAAT GTGGTGACGTGTCCCAATGCTTCCTTTACTGACCTGGCAGAAATCGTGTCCCGCATCGAGCCCGTCAAACCTGCTCTGGTGGATG